The proteins below are encoded in one region of Tindallia magadiensis:
- a CDS encoding EutN/CcmL family microcompartment protein has product MRIGKVIGTITATRKDERLTGSKLLLTQPINSDGKPSGEALVAVDTVGAGIGETVLFATGAASRHAANQPQSPIDAAIVGIVDTIDLAT; this is encoded by the coding sequence ATGCGGATTGGAAAAGTGATTGGCACCATTACCGCCACTAGAAAAGACGAGCGACTTACCGGCAGCAAGTTGCTTTTGACCCAGCCCATAAATTCCGACGGCAAGCCATCTGGCGAAGCGTTAGTAGCCGTCGATACCGTAGGCGCTGGTATTGGCGAAACCGTTCTTTTCGCAACAGGAGCTGCATCACGACATGCTGCCAACCAGCCACAGTCACCGATTGATGCCGCCATTGTAGGCATTGTAGACACCATCGATCTGGCGACTTAA
- a CDS encoding adenine deaminase: MDTQQIKQAMEYRQLVDTLMSESQYADLVLHGGNVVNVLTAEIYPADIAIQGKYILMVGDAEKLIGPETVTVDVRGKTLAPGMMDSHMHFESSMLTITEFARLSIPSGTTTLIADPHEIGNALGPVGMKAMADEAALVPNHVHLVVPALTPDCPGLETAGYDVDSKDMEDLLNYPHVIGIGELQGFSNAAHVYRNTSEIVTDLLASTTYARSIGKIVDGNAPELFGAELAAHIIVAGGSCSCHETTTKKECVEKLRQGVYVFMREGSTQRNMAECIRAVTEDGLDSRRCILATDDMVAEDLEKLGHMNEIVKRTIAEGVDPAVAIQMVTINPASYFGFKDRGILAPGMLADIAIIDDLENMSVEAVFLQGELVASQGQLLIDLPEYTYPDTVKNSVRRDPLQPEDLAIRSQQAAPKVRCIGLIPDQNLSESLEFTLKTQQGIVMPDTRQDVLYIACVERYGRNGSIGKAFVQGFGLEHGAFAESVAHDTHNIMVMGTCLKDMTAAVNHVIQMGGGIAVAKGGRIIDELRLPIGGLMTDEMNGHEVSRKISQVESTIKDQLGCKVHAPLMHLSFLALSTSPKWKITDQGLIDVINFTVLPPVFED; this comes from the coding sequence ATGGATACCCAGCAAATTAAGCAGGCCATGGAATACCGACAACTGGTAGATACATTGATGTCCGAAAGTCAATATGCGGATCTGGTACTTCATGGCGGAAATGTTGTCAATGTTTTAACCGCCGAAATTTATCCGGCGGATATTGCCATCCAGGGAAAATACATTTTAATGGTGGGAGATGCTGAAAAACTTATCGGACCAGAAACCGTCACCGTTGATGTACGGGGAAAAACCTTAGCTCCCGGCATGATGGATTCCCATATGCATTTTGAAAGCAGTATGTTAACCATTACAGAGTTCGCAAGGCTCTCCATTCCCTCCGGTACCACTACCCTTATTGCCGATCCTCATGAAATTGGAAATGCTCTGGGGCCTGTCGGCATGAAAGCCATGGCCGATGAAGCAGCTCTGGTTCCTAACCATGTGCATCTGGTTGTACCAGCACTTACCCCGGACTGTCCCGGTTTGGAAACCGCCGGATACGATGTGGATTCAAAAGATATGGAAGACCTTCTAAACTATCCTCACGTTATTGGTATTGGAGAACTACAGGGCTTTAGTAATGCGGCCCATGTTTACCGTAACACCTCTGAAATCGTAACGGATTTGCTTGCTTCTACTACTTATGCCCGAAGTATCGGCAAAATTGTGGACGGTAATGCACCTGAATTATTCGGTGCTGAACTGGCCGCACATATTATCGTTGCAGGAGGAAGCTGTTCCTGCCATGAAACCACTACCAAAAAAGAATGTGTTGAAAAGCTGAGACAAGGCGTCTATGTATTTATGAGAGAAGGCTCTACCCAGCGGAACATGGCAGAATGCATCCGAGCTGTTACAGAAGATGGACTGGATTCCCGCCGATGCATTTTAGCCACAGATGACATGGTGGCAGAAGATTTAGAAAAACTCGGCCATATGAACGAAATTGTTAAGCGCACCATTGCCGAAGGAGTGGATCCGGCGGTTGCTATTCAGATGGTAACCATCAACCCAGCCAGTTATTTTGGCTTTAAGGATCGAGGTATTTTAGCACCGGGTATGCTGGCTGACATCGCTATTATTGACGATTTAGAGAACATGTCTGTAGAGGCTGTTTTCTTACAGGGAGAATTAGTCGCTTCCCAGGGTCAGTTATTAATCGACCTGCCAGAGTATACTTATCCGGATACGGTTAAAAATTCTGTACGGCGTGACCCTCTTCAACCAGAAGATTTAGCGATACGCAGTCAGCAGGCAGCGCCTAAAGTGCGTTGCATTGGGCTGATTCCAGATCAAAACCTGTCCGAAAGTCTTGAATTTACCCTTAAGACCCAACAGGGAATTGTGATGCCCGACACTCGGCAAGATGTGCTTTATATTGCCTGCGTTGAGCGCTATGGTCGAAATGGCAGTATCGGAAAAGCTTTTGTGCAGGGCTTTGGCCTAGAGCATGGTGCTTTTGCCGAAAGTGTTGCCCATGATACTCACAATATTATGGTCATGGGTACTTGTCTGAAAGATATGACGGCCGCTGTTAATCATGTGATTCAAATGGGCGGAGGTATTGCTGTCGCCAAAGGCGGTCGGATTATTGATGAGCTGAGACTTCCTATTGGTGGTTTAATGACCGATGAAATGAATGGGCATGAGGTTAGCCGTAAAATTTCGCAGGTGGAATCCACCATTAAAGATCAGCTAGGCTGTAAAGTCCATGCACCTTTGATGCACCTTTCTTTCCTGGCCCTTTCCACCAGCCCTAAGTGGAAAATTACCGACCAGGGACTGATCGATGTGATTAACTTTACCGTTCTTCCACCGGTGTTTGAAGACTAG
- a CDS encoding NCS2 family permease gives MSTKESTQNGFLEKRFQLSKHGTNPKTEILAGITTFMTMAYILIVNPLILSDAGMDFGAVFTATALSSVIATLVMAFYANYPFALAPGMGLNAFFAYGIVLGMGYSWQMALTAVFIEGIIFILLTLFNVREAIVKAIPLNLKHAVSVGIGLFIAFIGLKNAGVVVPYESTIITLGDMTAPGSIMALVGLVITGVLLAKGVKGALLIGIFATTLLGIPLGMTEIPSRIITAPPSLSPLLFQFDFSSIFTMDMVIILFTLLFVDMFDTLGTLVGVASKADMLDESGNLPKAKQALFADAIGTTAGACMGTSTVTTYVESASGVAEGGRTGLTALSTAGMFAIALLLSPLFIMIPGAATAPALVLVGLFMMSPINKIDLEDFTESIPAFLTIIMMPLTFSIADGIVFGMVSYTALKIFTGKVKDVSAIMIVLSILFIIKFAL, from the coding sequence ATGAGTACAAAAGAATCAACGCAAAACGGATTTCTAGAAAAAAGGTTTCAATTATCAAAACATGGCACGAATCCTAAAACCGAGATTTTGGCAGGAATTACTACTTTTATGACAATGGCTTATATCCTAATCGTCAATCCATTAATTCTGTCCGACGCCGGAATGGATTTTGGAGCCGTATTTACAGCGACGGCTTTATCCTCGGTGATTGCAACCCTAGTCATGGCCTTTTATGCGAATTATCCTTTTGCGTTGGCACCAGGTATGGGGCTAAACGCGTTTTTTGCCTATGGTATTGTCCTAGGAATGGGTTATTCCTGGCAAATGGCGTTAACCGCTGTTTTTATTGAGGGAATCATCTTTATCCTGCTTACCTTGTTTAATGTGCGTGAAGCCATTGTAAAAGCTATCCCTCTGAACCTTAAGCATGCCGTATCTGTCGGTATTGGTCTTTTCATTGCTTTTATCGGCTTGAAAAATGCAGGCGTCGTTGTTCCTTATGAAAGTACTATTATCACACTGGGAGATATGACAGCCCCCGGTTCCATTATGGCACTAGTTGGTCTGGTTATTACTGGTGTGCTGTTGGCAAAAGGCGTTAAAGGCGCTTTGCTGATCGGTATTTTCGCTACAACTCTTTTAGGTATCCCCTTGGGAATGACTGAAATTCCCAGCCGGATCATCACAGCCCCGCCATCTCTTTCTCCATTGCTGTTTCAATTTGATTTTTCCAGTATTTTTACCATGGATATGGTTATCATTCTTTTCACTTTATTGTTTGTTGATATGTTTGATACCTTGGGTACTTTGGTGGGAGTTGCCTCAAAAGCTGATATGCTGGACGAAAGCGGTAACCTGCCAAAAGCAAAACAAGCCTTATTCGCTGATGCTATCGGAACAACGGCTGGAGCCTGTATGGGAACCAGTACCGTTACCACTTATGTTGAGAGTGCTTCCGGAGTTGCAGAAGGCGGCCGTACCGGTCTGACCGCTTTATCCACAGCGGGAATGTTTGCCATCGCTCTGTTGCTGTCTCCTTTGTTTATTATGATCCCAGGAGCTGCTACAGCACCAGCCTTGGTATTGGTTGGACTCTTTATGATGTCTCCTATCAATAAAATTGACCTAGAAGATTTCACCGAATCCATCCCTGCTTTCTTAACCATTATTATGATGCCATTGACTTTTAGTATTGCCGATGGAATTGTATTTGGTATGGTTTCTTACACAGCCCTTAAAATTTTTACCGGTAAGGTAAAAGATGTTTCTGCTATTATGATTGTCTTATCAATCCTCTTTATTATTAAATTTGCATTGTAA
- a CDS encoding 5'-deoxyadenosine deaminase produces MKPLLIQNATIVTMNDQQEILHGDLLIEDRIIKAIGPDIAANNCDIIDATDMILIPGFIQTHIHLTQSLLRGQADDLELLDWLKKRVWPLEGAHTEESNYLSAKLGIAELIKGGTTSIIDMETVNHTESAFEAIKETKYRAMSGKCMMDYGSGVPSSLMENTEASLKESLRLLKKWHQTENNRIDYAFAPRFVVSCTETLLKEVGKMAKEFDVMIHTHASENRGEIELVQKDRGMRNITYLQSLGLTGEQLVLAHCIWLDEEEMKILADSGTRISHCPSSNMKLASGIAKIPELLEMGAAVSLAADGAPCNNNMDMFREMRHAALIQKARTLSPTVMPASSVFEMATRNGAIAMGKENMLGSLEIGKKADMALIRQDGLHQTPSATIDPVSAIVYSATAADVDTTIIDGDVMMRNRQLTYINEQTLRKEANRVIQKQIERAGVVK; encoded by the coding sequence ATGAAACCATTATTAATCCAGAATGCAACTATCGTTACCATGAACGATCAACAAGAGATCCTTCATGGAGATCTATTGATTGAAGACCGCATCATTAAAGCCATTGGCCCGGACATAGCAGCCAACAACTGCGACATCATCGATGCTACGGATATGATTTTGATCCCCGGATTTATTCAAACCCATATTCATTTAACCCAAAGTTTACTCCGAGGTCAAGCCGATGATCTGGAACTTCTTGACTGGCTTAAAAAGCGAGTCTGGCCCTTAGAAGGAGCCCATACAGAAGAATCCAACTATCTTTCCGCTAAACTTGGTATTGCCGAACTAATTAAAGGTGGTACTACTTCCATTATCGATATGGAAACCGTAAACCACACAGAATCTGCCTTTGAAGCCATCAAGGAAACCAAGTATCGGGCTATGTCCGGTAAATGCATGATGGACTATGGCTCCGGTGTCCCCAGTTCATTGATGGAAAACACGGAAGCCTCACTAAAAGAAAGTCTGCGTCTATTAAAAAAATGGCATCAGACAGAAAACAATCGCATTGACTATGCTTTTGCCCCTCGCTTTGTTGTATCCTGCACAGAAACCTTATTAAAAGAAGTCGGCAAAATGGCAAAAGAATTCGATGTTATGATTCATACCCACGCCTCGGAAAATCGTGGAGAAATTGAACTGGTTCAAAAAGATCGTGGAATGCGAAACATCACTTATTTACAATCTTTAGGGCTTACAGGTGAACAACTGGTTCTTGCCCATTGTATCTGGCTTGACGAAGAAGAAATGAAAATCCTAGCTGACAGTGGCACCAGAATTTCCCATTGTCCTTCCAGCAATATGAAATTAGCTTCAGGTATTGCTAAGATTCCCGAATTATTAGAAATGGGTGCTGCCGTTTCCTTGGCCGCCGATGGAGCTCCCTGCAATAACAATATGGATATGTTTCGTGAAATGCGCCATGCTGCTTTAATCCAAAAGGCTAGAACCCTTAGCCCTACTGTGATGCCTGCCAGCAGCGTTTTTGAAATGGCAACACGAAATGGAGCTATTGCCATGGGAAAAGAAAACATGCTGGGTAGTTTAGAAATTGGAAAAAAAGCTGATATGGCTCTTATCCGTCAAGATGGACTTCATCAGACTCCCTCCGCTACCATTGATCCGGTATCGGCTATTGTATACTCCGCCACCGCTGCTGATGTGGATACTACCATTATTGATGGAGACGTAATGATGAGAAACCGTCAGTTGACATATATTAATGAACAAACCTTGCGAAAAGAAGCAAACCGGGTCATCCAAAAACAGATCGAAAGGGCCGGAGTTGTGAAATAA
- a CDS encoding FAD binding domain-containing protein gives MVNQVYQAHTMEEALNWLDQHKEKAKLIAGGTDLIIKLREGGMMPAVLIDISNMQDTKHIEERDQRIILGSTATFTDIQQSQIFQKRLIAIAQAAQSVGSPQIRHRATVGGNICNASPAADLLPPLLAMNTKALLQSKEGSRLLPLEELLTGKETTCLLPEEMLKSIEFSSLGKGEGLGFSKLSVRNALAIARISMAVYLQLDDKGNCRDIRIASGALGLKAQREKNVESLVKDQPLDKKMIETASKALETNTLERLAGRKTLPFKRYAVQGVFQEALEQAMELCVRRDI, from the coding sequence GTGGTAAATCAAGTGTATCAGGCACACACTATGGAAGAAGCGCTGAATTGGCTGGACCAGCATAAAGAAAAAGCAAAACTAATTGCCGGCGGCACCGATTTGATTATTAAGCTCCGGGAAGGTGGTATGATGCCAGCGGTGCTTATTGATATCAGCAATATGCAAGACACCAAGCATATAGAAGAAAGGGATCAGCGAATTATTCTTGGCAGTACAGCAACTTTCACTGACATTCAGCAGAGCCAGATTTTTCAGAAAAGACTGATAGCCATTGCCCAAGCTGCTCAATCTGTAGGTTCACCTCAAATAAGACACCGGGCTACCGTTGGTGGTAATATCTGTAATGCTTCCCCGGCGGCTGACCTGCTGCCACCCTTACTGGCTATGAATACCAAGGCACTGCTTCAATCCAAGGAAGGTTCCCGGTTACTGCCCTTAGAAGAGTTGCTGACCGGCAAAGAAACCACCTGCCTATTACCGGAAGAAATGTTAAAATCCATTGAATTTTCATCTCTTGGTAAAGGCGAAGGCCTGGGATTTAGCAAGCTCTCTGTCCGAAACGCATTGGCTATTGCCAGAATTTCTATGGCCGTGTACTTGCAATTAGACGACAAGGGAAATTGCCGGGATATCCGTATCGCCAGCGGTGCTTTAGGCTTAAAAGCCCAGCGTGAAAAAAATGTAGAGTCTCTGGTCAAGGACCAGCCTCTGGATAAAAAAATGATTGAAACCGCTTCCAAGGCCCTGGAAACTAACACATTAGAACGTTTAGCCGGCAGAAAAACCTTGCCATTCAAGCGATATGCTGTGCAGGGTGTTTTTCAGGAAGCATTGGAACAAGCCATGGAACTTTGCGTTAGGAGGGACATTTGA
- a CDS encoding (2Fe-2S)-binding protein, with protein MISITLTVNHQQHTLSVTEEERLIDLLRNQLQLTGTKEGCGEGECGACTVIMDGVIVNSCLVLAFQANGKTIETIEGIAGDKGNLHPIQQAFLDSGAVQCGFCTPGMVLAAKVILAENPNPSETEIREGISGNLCRCTGYEKIVEAICMVRDQLKEGGDSDDLAQCGKK; from the coding sequence ATGATATCGATTACCCTGACAGTGAACCATCAACAACATACGTTATCCGTCACTGAAGAAGAACGTTTGATTGATCTGCTACGAAACCAGCTTCAGCTTACCGGCACCAAAGAAGGTTGTGGCGAAGGAGAATGTGGTGCCTGTACAGTAATCATGGACGGAGTGATCGTTAACTCCTGTCTGGTACTTGCTTTTCAGGCCAATGGAAAAACCATTGAGACCATCGAAGGAATTGCCGGTGACAAGGGCAACCTTCATCCGATACAACAGGCATTTTTAGACAGTGGTGCTGTTCAATGTGGATTTTGTACCCCCGGTATGGTACTGGCCGCTAAAGTGATTTTAGCCGAAAACCCTAATCCCAGTGAAACAGAGATTCGAGAAGGGATATCAGGAAATTTATGCCGCTGTACCGGTTATGAAAAAATTGTTGAAGCTATCTGTATGGTACGAGATCAGCTGAAAGAAGGAGGCGATTCTGATGACCTGGCACAGTGTGGGAAAAAGTGA
- a CDS encoding xanthine dehydrogenase family protein molybdopterin-binding subunit, whose translation MTWHSVGKSEIRVDGKSKVTGAALYSEDFQMEGMVFGRTLRSDRPHAYFQLDTEKAEKMPGVLKIFTAADVPHNAHGVLLKDHEVFCEKKVRRIGDPLAFLVATTEKEAEAALKAIEVTYQDLPAVFDPEEALQPEAPLIHEKGNLVYHFKLRKGNSETGFSQSHAIVEETYRTPMVDHAFLQPEAGIAYLENQRIVVCAANQYPHFDQLEIAEALQLPAESVKVINPAVGGAFGGREDVTMQIHLALAAQRLQRPVKTVYSRQESFYAHSKRHAMIMRLKTGADEKGHLKALEATIYSDTGAYASWAINVLRKAGVHATGPYVIPHVKIDGYSAYTNNPFAGAMRGFGAAQIPIAHEGQMDALAEKLGISPIEIRLKNAFRPGDQTATGQRLKESVPFVECLQSVSSAMNWEEPKQEVAK comes from the coding sequence ATGACCTGGCACAGTGTGGGAAAAAGTGAAATCAGAGTTGACGGCAAATCAAAGGTTACCGGAGCCGCCCTTTATTCCGAAGATTTCCAAATGGAAGGAATGGTTTTTGGCCGTACCCTTCGCTCCGACCGTCCTCATGCCTACTTCCAATTAGATACAGAAAAAGCCGAAAAAATGCCCGGTGTTCTAAAAATATTCACAGCCGCCGATGTTCCGCATAACGCTCATGGAGTTTTACTAAAGGATCATGAGGTTTTTTGCGAAAAGAAAGTGCGCCGTATCGGCGATCCCCTAGCCTTTTTAGTAGCAACAACAGAAAAGGAAGCGGAAGCGGCTCTAAAAGCCATTGAAGTTACGTATCAGGATTTACCAGCGGTTTTTGATCCGGAGGAAGCACTGCAACCAGAAGCTCCTCTTATTCATGAAAAAGGTAATTTAGTCTACCACTTTAAGCTTCGCAAAGGTAATAGCGAAACCGGATTTTCTCAAAGTCATGCCATTGTCGAAGAAACCTACCGGACACCGATGGTAGATCACGCGTTTCTGCAACCAGAGGCTGGTATTGCCTATCTAGAAAATCAACGGATTGTTGTATGTGCCGCTAATCAATACCCTCATTTTGATCAATTAGAAATTGCCGAAGCCCTCCAATTACCCGCTGAATCTGTCAAAGTGATTAATCCTGCCGTTGGAGGTGCTTTTGGCGGTCGGGAAGATGTTACCATGCAGATTCATTTGGCCCTTGCTGCCCAAAGGTTACAGCGACCAGTTAAAACCGTTTATTCCCGACAGGAGTCTTTTTACGCCCATAGCAAACGTCATGCCATGATAATGCGATTAAAAACCGGTGCCGATGAAAAAGGTCATCTGAAGGCTTTGGAAGCCACCATTTATTCAGATACCGGAGCTTATGCTTCCTGGGCCATCAATGTCCTTCGAAAAGCTGGCGTCCATGCAACTGGTCCTTATGTGATCCCTCATGTGAAAATCGACGGCTATAGCGCTTATACCAATAACCCTTTTGCTGGAGCCATGCGTGGCTTTGGTGCGGCTCAGATCCCTATTGCTCACGAAGGGCAAATGGATGCCCTGGCTGAAAAATTAGGGATCAGTCCAATAGAAATACGTCTGAAGAACGCTTTTCGACCAGGCGACCAAACAGCCACCGGTCAACGGTTAAAAGAAAGTGTTCCCTTTGTTGAATGTCTGCAATCCGTTTCTTCTGCCATGAATTGGGAAGAACCGAAACAGGAGGTGGCAAAATGA
- a CDS encoding xanthine dehydrogenase family protein molybdopterin-binding subunit, translating into MKRIGKGVGCSFYGTGYGNGFPDVSRSIAQLGKNGDVTIFVGATEVGQGAKTILSQMAAEIVKLPLSEIRFICEDTDTTPDSGTAAASRQTYNTGNAVKRTAEKLLAEMKKIAALHWNFSHPESIQVAAGKLIHPQTKKSLCYQEIAWLQGDTPLTVEDDFTATTTAIDPETGQGDPYWPYTFNVYGVQVEVNTRTGKVRVTKAVCAQDVGRAINPQLIEGQMEGGFAMGLGYALMEDVGLEKGKMKNDRYSSYLIPTAMDLPALEKIIVESPESTAPFGAKGIGEPVMLGVAPAILNAIYDAVGVRITQLPVTPDYLLVLLKEKEEKEQKGVRDEKSS; encoded by the coding sequence ATGAAGCGCATCGGAAAAGGTGTCGGATGTTCTTTTTACGGAACAGGGTATGGAAACGGTTTTCCAGACGTTTCCCGTTCCATTGCACAATTAGGAAAAAATGGGGATGTCACCATTTTTGTGGGTGCCACAGAAGTTGGTCAGGGTGCTAAAACCATTTTAAGTCAAATGGCAGCAGAAATAGTAAAACTTCCTCTTTCAGAGATCCGGTTTATTTGCGAAGATACAGACACCACACCGGATTCAGGCACCGCTGCGGCCAGCCGGCAAACCTACAACACCGGTAATGCGGTTAAAAGAACCGCCGAAAAACTATTGGCCGAAATGAAAAAAATCGCTGCCCTTCATTGGAACTTTTCACATCCTGAAAGCATACAGGTAGCGGCTGGCAAGTTGATTCATCCTCAAACAAAGAAATCTCTTTGCTACCAAGAAATAGCCTGGTTGCAAGGTGATACGCCATTGACAGTGGAAGATGATTTTACGGCTACCACCACTGCCATCGATCCAGAAACAGGTCAGGGAGATCCTTACTGGCCTTATACCTTTAATGTTTACGGTGTTCAAGTAGAAGTGAATACACGGACAGGAAAGGTGCGTGTTACCAAAGCCGTCTGCGCTCAGGATGTGGGGCGGGCTATCAATCCTCAGTTGATTGAAGGCCAGATGGAAGGTGGTTTTGCTATGGGGCTTGGCTATGCCTTAATGGAAGATGTTGGTCTGGAAAAAGGAAAGATGAAAAATGACCGTTATTCCAGCTATCTGATCCCTACGGCCATGGATCTTCCCGCCTTGGAAAAAATCATCGTAGAATCTCCGGAATCAACAGCTCCCTTTGGCGCCAAAGGCATTGGAGAACCGGTAATGCTGGGAGTAGCTCCCGCTATCCTGAACGCTATTTATGATGCGGTGGGTGTTCGAATCACCCAACTGCCTGTAACACCGGATTATTTATTGGTTCTATTGAAGGAGAAAGAGGAAAAAGAGCAGAAAGGAGTCCGGGATGAAAAATCTTCTTAG
- the ade gene encoding adenine deaminase produces MKNLLSKRIAVAAGREAADLVLKNARIINVFTASVQEGDVAIQDGYIAGIGHYEGTEEIDLQGAYLSPGLIDGHVHLESAMVHPAEFAKAVLPRGTTTIIADPHEIANVSGIKGIQFLLEASKNLPMTVKMMLPSCVPATNFENAGAVLSAEDLAPLYQDAAVLGLGEVMDYPGVIQGREDILDKLVGAQDKVIDGHGPEIHHRDLNAYVAAGIKTEHECSTEKEMEERLQKGMYILIREGSAARNLTTLSKVVNRDNSRRCLFCTDDKHPEDLLQRGHIDNNLRMAVQAGIDPITAIQMASLNAAECYHLRHLGAIAPGYQADLVVFEDLHDFRATKVFQKGCLVASEGRLQTPIPSAPASHLHHTVNLPPVDQKDFQLPISSDTLQVIQLQPHSLVTEKKLRKVKKVDGFFEQDHRLDLLKIAVIERHRRTGNMGLGLVEGFGLKNGAIATTISHDSHNLIVIGDNDPDMALATETLRKVGGGITLCHQGKVLQTLALPIAGLISEEPIDQVHQQLEEMIHLAHDSLSVSRSVDPFMTLSFLALPVIPEIKLTDMGLFDVSQFQFIPLEATD; encoded by the coding sequence ATGAAAAATCTTCTTAGCAAACGCATTGCTGTTGCGGCTGGAAGAGAAGCCGCTGATTTGGTCTTGAAAAATGCTCGCATCATCAATGTCTTTACGGCCTCTGTTCAGGAAGGTGATGTTGCCATCCAGGACGGTTATATTGCCGGTATCGGTCATTATGAGGGAACAGAAGAAATAGATCTCCAAGGAGCCTATCTTTCTCCGGGTCTTATTGACGGCCATGTTCATCTGGAATCCGCCATGGTTCATCCGGCTGAATTCGCTAAGGCGGTTCTCCCAAGAGGAACTACTACAATCATCGCTGATCCCCATGAAATTGCCAATGTGTCCGGCATAAAAGGCATTCAGTTCTTATTGGAAGCCAGCAAAAACCTTCCCATGACGGTTAAGATGATGCTGCCTTCCTGCGTTCCTGCAACCAACTTTGAAAACGCAGGTGCTGTTCTGAGCGCTGAAGATTTAGCACCTTTGTATCAGGATGCGGCGGTGCTTGGGTTAGGAGAAGTCATGGATTATCCGGGAGTTATTCAAGGAAGAGAAGATATTCTGGATAAACTGGTAGGTGCTCAGGATAAGGTCATTGATGGTCATGGTCCAGAAATACATCACCGGGACTTAAATGCCTATGTGGCCGCCGGTATCAAGACAGAACATGAATGTTCTACCGAAAAAGAAATGGAAGAACGCTTGCAAAAAGGAATGTATATCCTTATTCGAGAAGGTTCTGCTGCCAGAAATCTAACGACCCTCTCTAAAGTCGTCAACCGGGATAATTCCAGAAGATGCCTCTTTTGCACAGATGACAAACATCCAGAAGATTTGCTTCAGCGTGGGCATATTGACAATAACTTGCGTATGGCTGTTCAAGCCGGTATTGATCCTATTACCGCCATCCAGATGGCAAGTCTTAATGCGGCTGAATGCTATCATCTACGTCACCTAGGAGCCATTGCCCCCGGCTACCAGGCGGATTTGGTTGTGTTTGAAGACTTACACGATTTTCGAGCAACGAAAGTGTTTCAAAAGGGCTGTCTGGTAGCTTCTGAGGGAAGGCTTCAAACCCCTATACCCTCCGCCCCTGCTTCTCACCTTCACCATACAGTCAATCTGCCACCGGTGGATCAAAAAGATTTTCAGCTTCCAATCAGCAGCGACACCCTCCAGGTCATCCAGTTGCAGCCTCATAGCCTGGTGACAGAGAAAAAGCTGCGTAAAGTCAAGAAAGTCGATGGCTTCTTTGAACAGGACCACCGACTGGATCTTCTAAAAATAGCGGTTATTGAACGACACCGCCGAACGGGAAATATGGGCCTTGGTCTGGTCGAAGGCTTTGGTCTTAAGAACGGAGCTATCGCTACCACCATCAGTCATGATTCTCATAACCTCATTGTTATCGGTGACAATGATCCGGATATGGCACTGGCCACAGAAACCTTGCGGAAAGTTGGCGGCGGCATTACCTTATGCCACCAGGGTAAGGTACTACAAACCTTAGCATTACCTATTGCCGGCTTGATATCAGAGGAACCCATTGATCAAGTTCATCAGCAATTAGAAGAAATGATCCACCTTGCCCATGATTCCTTATCTGTCAGCCGTTCCGTTGATCCTTTTATGACCCTATCCTTTCTGGCATTACCTGTTATACCGGAAATAAAGCTAACGGATATGGGCCTTTTTGATGTCAGCCAGTTTCAGTTTATTCCGCTTGAAGCCACGGACTAA